CGGCGATGAGCTTCACGAGCTTCCACGGCTCGGGCAGATCGAGGAGGACGCGGTCCGCCGGCGGCTCCTCCGGCAGCCCGTCCTCGACCGGGCGGAGCCGCACCGTGAGGTTCGTCACGTCGCCGAGGCGCATGTGGATGTTCGCCACGGCCCGCCGCGCGAACTCGTCGCGCTGCTCGTACGTGATGACGCGCCCCTCGGGCCCGACCGCGCGCAGCAGCGCCAGCGTGAGCGCGCCCGACCCCGTGCCGGCCTCGATCACGCGGCAGCCCGGGTAGACGTCGGCCCAGAAGAGGATCATCGCGAGGTCCTTGGGGTAGATGACCTGCGCGCCGCGCGGCATGTCGAGCACGTACTCGGCGAGCGTGGGTCTGAACGCGAGATAGCGGAGCCCCAGCGATGAGCGTAGCCACGTCCCCTCGGGCCGGCCGATGATCGCGTCGTGCGAGATCCAGCCGCGATCGGAGTGGAACGTCTCCGACTTCCGGAGGAAGATCAGGTGGCGCTTGCCCCGCTGATCGATGAGCAGGACCTGCTCACCGTCCTGGAACGCGCTGCCATCGTTCATCGGTCTTGCGGGCGCGGTAGGAAGCGCGCGGTCACGAACCCGGCGAGCGGCATGAGCGCGCTGAGCGTGAGCGCCGCCGGCAGGCCCCAGCGATCGGCGACCGCGCCGAGCGCGGTGACACCGAGGCCGCCGGCACCGATGGCGAAGCCCACGATGAGCCCCGACGCCATCCCCGCGTTGCGCGGCAGGTAGGCCTGGCCGAGGACGACCGACACGGAGAAGCTCGACGTCAGCACGGCGCCGTAGAGACCGAGCATGACGAACGCGAGGACGCCGCTCGTGTGGACGAACAGGAGCCCGAACGGGATCGCCGCGAGGAACACCCACCGCATGAAGAAGCGCGGCCCGACGCGGTCGGCGAGCGGGCCCGCGGCCACGGTGCCGAGCGCGCCCGCGCCGAGGAACACGAAGAGCACCGTGCCGACGAGCCGCGGGTCCGCCTTGAGGTAGTCCAGGTAGTAGAAGGGCACGAACGTCGTGAAGCCGAGCGTCGCCCACGAGCGCACGGCGACGAGGGCGATCAGGAGCGCCATCGCCCTGGGCATGTTCACGCCGCGTGCCATCGCCGCCGGCGTCTGCACCGGCGCGGCGGCGCTGTTGATGCGCGGGAGCATCGCGAGGATCAGCCCGCCGACGATCAGCGACGGCACGAGCATCGCCAGCGTGCCCGAGAGCGCGACGCCGGTGACGAGGGCCGTGGCGACCGGGGCGCCGAGCGCCAGGCCCGCGTTGCCGCCGAGCGAGAACCACGAGAGCGCCGTCGCCTTCCGGTCGCCGGCCACGCCCGTCGCGGTCTTGTAGCCTTCCGGGTGCCACGACGCGACGGCGAACCCCATCACGAGCACGAGCGCGAGGATCGCGCCGTAGCCGGGCGCGACGCCGATCAGCGCGAGGCCCGCGCCCGAGAGGAACACCGACGCCGGCAGGAGCCAGCGCCGCGCGATCCGGTCCGAGAAGTAACCGAAGAGCGGCTGGATGAGCGACGAGGCCAGGTTCCCGACGAGCACGATCGTCGCCGCCTGAGCGTAGCTCAGCCCGTGCGCCTTCCGGAGAAACGGGAGCACCGCGGGGAGCGCGCCCTGGTTCAAGTCGATGACGAGGTGCCCGAGCGCCAGCAGCGCGATCAGCTTCGTGTGGGGCCGCACCCGCGCCGCGCCCGCGGCAAAGGTGGTGACGGCCGTCGAGTCAGCCATGACCTGCCAATGGTACACTACTCGTCGCGGTGGACGCATTCTCCCGGCTCGAGATCCGCGAGCTCGGCCACGTCTCGCTGTTCGTCCGCGACCTCGCGGCCACGCGCCGCTTCTATCACGACGTGCTCGGCCTGGCGGAAACGGGTACCGGCAAGGGCGGACGCATCCTCTTCTTCTCCGCCGGCGTCCACCATCACGACGTCTCGTGCGAGCTCGCGCGCGCCGAAGGGCCGGGACCGCAGCCCAAGGGCGTGCCCGGCCTCTACCACATCGCGTTCGAGGTCGGAGGGTCGCTCGAGAAGCTGGCGGGCGCGCGCCGCTGGGTGGAGTCGCGGGGCCTCACGCCGTTCGGCGAGACGGCCACGTCGTTCTCGGTGCGCGATCCCGACGGGCACGAGATCGAGCTCTACGTCGATCCCGCCGCCGGGCGGCGCTAGCCCGGGGCGCGCCTACTCGCTGAGGTCGACGCGGCGCATCGCGACCGCCGAGTCGATGGACTGCCCGAGCACCGCCGGATCGACCGGCTTCGTCACGTAGTCAAAGGCGCCGAACGCGAGGGTCCGCTTGGCGAGCTCGACGTTTCCGCTCTCGCAGACCATGATGACCTTGACGTCCGGCGCGAGCGCGACCATGGTCGGGAGCACGCCGACACCCGAGAGCCCCGTCATCTCGACGTCGAGCAGCACGACGTCGGGCGCGCGCTCCACGAAGGCGCGCACCCCCGACGCGGCGTCGTGCGCCAGACGCACCTCGTAGCCCTTCCGGACGAGCATCTGCTGGAGCTCCGCGCGCGCCGCCGCGTCGTCCTCCACGAGGAGGATCGTGGCCGGCCCGCGGCGCCGCGCCGCGGGCTCCTGC
This sequence is a window from Candidatus Methylomirabilota bacterium. Protein-coding genes within it:
- a CDS encoding MFS transporter; protein product: MADSTAVTTFAAGAARVRPHTKLIALLALGHLVIDLNQGALPAVLPFLRKAHGLSYAQAATIVLVGNLASSLIQPLFGYFSDRIARRWLLPASVFLSGAGLALIGVAPGYGAILALVLVMGFAVASWHPEGYKTATGVAGDRKATALSWFSLGGNAGLALGAPVATALVTGVALSGTLAMLVPSLIVGGLILAMLPRINSAAAPVQTPAAMARGVNMPRAMALLIALVAVRSWATLGFTTFVPFYYLDYLKADPRLVGTVLFVFLGAGALGTVAAGPLADRVGPRFFMRWVFLAAIPFGLLFVHTSGVLAFVMLGLYGAVLTSSFSVSVVLGQAYLPRNAGMASGLIVGFAIGAGGLGVTALGAVADRWGLPAALTLSALMPLAGFVTARFLPRPQDR
- a CDS encoding tRNA (adenine-N1)-methyltransferase, which translates into the protein MNDGSAFQDGEQVLLIDQRGKRHLIFLRKSETFHSDRGWISHDAIIGRPEGTWLRSSLGLRYLAFRPTLAEYVLDMPRGAQVIYPKDLAMILFWADVYPGCRVIEAGTGSGALTLALLRAVGPEGRVITYEQRDEFARRAVANIHMRLGDVTNLTVRLRPVEDGLPEEPPADRVLLDLPEPWKLVKLIAEALRPGGIFLCYVPTIIQSHQIAEALQHDRHWALVETFETLYRPWNIEGQSVRPFHRMVAHTGFITVARRVVPEEGGPEPGLRRLDPEE
- a CDS encoding VOC family protein yields the protein MDAFSRLEIRELGHVSLFVRDLAATRRFYHDVLGLAETGTGKGGRILFFSAGVHHHDVSCELARAEGPGPQPKGVPGLYHIAFEVGGSLEKLAGARRWVESRGLTPFGETATSFSVRDPDGHEIELYVDPAAGRR
- a CDS encoding response regulator, which encodes RALGAAAVFTKPLDPSAIIAALHGELPPEPAPPPQEPAARRRGPATILLVEDDAAARAELQQMLVRKGYEVRLAHDAASGVRAFVERAPDVVLLDVEMTGLSGVGVLPTMVALAPDVKVIMVCESGNVELAKRTLAFGAFDYVTKPVDPAVLGQSIDSAVAMRRVDLSE